In Pelosinus sp. IPA-1, a single window of DNA contains:
- a CDS encoding acyl carrier protein: protein METKNIIKDFIVEKFWVNEPEIKLHDNTRLLDEGIIDSTGILELVMFLEDTFKISINDNELIPANFNSLNSLVKLIREKC, encoded by the coding sequence ATGGAAACTAAAAATATAATAAAGGATTTTATTGTTGAGAAATTTTGGGTAAATGAACCTGAGATAAAGCTACATGATAATACTAGACTTTTGGATGAAGGAATCATAGATTCTACAGGGATATTGGAATTAGTTATGTTTTTAGAAGATACATTTAAGATATCAATAAATGATAATGAATTGATACCTGCAAATTTCAATTCTCTGAATTCATTAGTAAAATTAATTAGAGAGAAATGTTAG